A single Megachile rotundata isolate GNS110a chromosome 9, iyMegRotu1, whole genome shotgun sequence DNA region contains:
- the Dysb gene encoding dystrobrevin binding protein dysbindin isoform X3: MIYIIRGLTIVENPKPKKFINIRNVNYNAGADILHKFQLEWNELHELAEENAGKAQEANKLIGTIYEKLENEWKNIMCLNSILAHIPKLNNAIQELMDQIGTLQEMFEEVESAIYRLEDLNEMLDLQNRQLDHRFQLALYKEKKLAELNVIKAKLANEHIDRVSKYELKQQKMMKERRETFDEVFKEELKEYKETGSISKLPVTQQGPSLDEIVLDVDSTVFDEFLDN, encoded by the exons ATGATTTACAT tattcgAGGATTGACAATTGTTGAAAATCCAAAAcctaaaaaatttatcaatataAGGAATGTTAATTACAATGCTGGAGCAGATATCTTAcataaatttcaattagaaTGGAACGAATTGCACGAGTTGGCAGAGGAAAATGCAGGGAAAGCCCAAGAGGCTAACAAACTTATAGGAACTATTTATGAAAAGCTTGAAAATGAATGGAAAAATATTATGTGTCTAAATAGTATATTAGCTCATATTCCAAAACTCAATAATGCGATACAAGAACTTATGGATCAAATAG gaACATTGCAAGAAATGTTTGAGGAAGTAGAAAGTGCTATATATAGATTAGAAGATTTGAACGAAATGTTGGACTTACAAAATAGACAGTTGGATCACAGATTTCAATTGGCTTTATATAAAGAAAAGAAACTAGCAGAGTTAAATGTTATTAAAG CAAAATTAGCGAATGAACATATTGACAGAGTATCAAAATATGAACTTAAACAGCAAAAAATGatgaaagaaagaagagaaacatTCGACGAAGTCTTTAAAGAGGAACTTAAGGAATACAAAGAAACAGGATCTATATCCA AATTACCAGTTACGCAACAAGGGCCTTCATTAGACGAAATAGTTTTAGATGTAGATTCGACTGTATTCGATGAATTCTTAGATAATTAA
- the Dysb gene encoding dystrobrevin binding protein dysbindin isoform X2, whose amino-acid sequence MKRHLFTIRIRGLTIVENPKPKKFINIRNVNYNAGADILHKFQLEWNELHELAEENAGKAQEANKLIGTIYEKLENEWKNIMCLNSILAHIPKLNNAIQELMDQIGTLQEMFEEVESAIYRLEDLNEMLDLQNRQLDHRFQLALYKEKKLAELNVIKAKLANEHIDRVSKYELKQQKMMKERRETFDEVFKEELKEYKETGSISKLPVTQQGPSLDEIVLDVDSTVFDEFLDN is encoded by the exons atgaaaagacATCTTTTTACAATACG tattcgAGGATTGACAATTGTTGAAAATCCAAAAcctaaaaaatttatcaatataAGGAATGTTAATTACAATGCTGGAGCAGATATCTTAcataaatttcaattagaaTGGAACGAATTGCACGAGTTGGCAGAGGAAAATGCAGGGAAAGCCCAAGAGGCTAACAAACTTATAGGAACTATTTATGAAAAGCTTGAAAATGAATGGAAAAATATTATGTGTCTAAATAGTATATTAGCTCATATTCCAAAACTCAATAATGCGATACAAGAACTTATGGATCAAATAG gaACATTGCAAGAAATGTTTGAGGAAGTAGAAAGTGCTATATATAGATTAGAAGATTTGAACGAAATGTTGGACTTACAAAATAGACAGTTGGATCACAGATTTCAATTGGCTTTATATAAAGAAAAGAAACTAGCAGAGTTAAATGTTATTAAAG CAAAATTAGCGAATGAACATATTGACAGAGTATCAAAATATGAACTTAAACAGCAAAAAATGatgaaagaaagaagagaaacatTCGACGAAGTCTTTAAAGAGGAACTTAAGGAATACAAAGAAACAGGATCTATATCCA AATTACCAGTTACGCAACAAGGGCCTTCATTAGACGAAATAGTTTTAGATGTAGATTCGACTGTATTCGATGAATTCTTAGATAATTAA
- the Dysb gene encoding dystrobrevin binding protein dysbindin isoform X1, whose protein sequence is MFGTLRNKFQTVQESISASIRGLTIVENPKPKKFINIRNVNYNAGADILHKFQLEWNELHELAEENAGKAQEANKLIGTIYEKLENEWKNIMCLNSILAHIPKLNNAIQELMDQIGTLQEMFEEVESAIYRLEDLNEMLDLQNRQLDHRFQLALYKEKKLAELNVIKAKLANEHIDRVSKYELKQQKMMKERRETFDEVFKEELKEYKETGSISKLPVTQQGPSLDEIVLDVDSTVFDEFLDN, encoded by the exons atgTTTGGTACATTACGCAATAAATTTCAAACTGTGCAAGAAAGTATATCAGCTAG tattcgAGGATTGACAATTGTTGAAAATCCAAAAcctaaaaaatttatcaatataAGGAATGTTAATTACAATGCTGGAGCAGATATCTTAcataaatttcaattagaaTGGAACGAATTGCACGAGTTGGCAGAGGAAAATGCAGGGAAAGCCCAAGAGGCTAACAAACTTATAGGAACTATTTATGAAAAGCTTGAAAATGAATGGAAAAATATTATGTGTCTAAATAGTATATTAGCTCATATTCCAAAACTCAATAATGCGATACAAGAACTTATGGATCAAATAG gaACATTGCAAGAAATGTTTGAGGAAGTAGAAAGTGCTATATATAGATTAGAAGATTTGAACGAAATGTTGGACTTACAAAATAGACAGTTGGATCACAGATTTCAATTGGCTTTATATAAAGAAAAGAAACTAGCAGAGTTAAATGTTATTAAAG CAAAATTAGCGAATGAACATATTGACAGAGTATCAAAATATGAACTTAAACAGCAAAAAATGatgaaagaaagaagagaaacatTCGACGAAGTCTTTAAAGAGGAACTTAAGGAATACAAAGAAACAGGATCTATATCCA AATTACCAGTTACGCAACAAGGGCCTTCATTAGACGAAATAGTTTTAGATGTAGATTCGACTGTATTCGATGAATTCTTAGATAATTAA